CCAGTGAACTATGCTGTCTCAAACATCATCTCATCCATTGTGTATGGAAACAGATTTGAATATAGTGATCTTCAATTCAAAGAAATGGTCAACAGGGCAAATGAGAATGTCAGGATTGGTGGATCAGCTGCTATGCGAGTAAGTAATGAAGTAATAAAGGGCTTCTGGTATATCTGATTGCTAAGTCAGATTGCTAAAATTTAAAAGTCAGAGTTTATGGATGGTTATACATGAATTTACATGTATAGAGTATTAAATtattagaaataaatgtatgcTCTGTATTaatctttaattttatttgttaggATGCACACAACTAAAATGGTAACAACGCAGACCAATATAAGGTTCATGTATCAATGATAAACTACACTGAACATGTACTTTACTCTTGGCTGTAAGTGAGGGGTTGCAGCAGGGAATCATATTTTTAGTGAAATTATTGTATTTGTGTTCTAtcaaaaataaagttatttagCAAGTtcgtatttattgactttttataattcaagcacttttttaGCACCGCTAGATGGAAAATGGCTTTTTTCAAGGTACCTAAGTACctaaatttcaaaaagccaaattcaagcacttaAAGCACCTTTTACGAACCCTGATTTACACCCGTATTTACATACAGCAGTTAGCAAACATTAGCTTGTTTGGTAGCAAACAgtaaatctttaaagattaagctaatgaatttaggttaaatgaagtgtcactaacctttgtgtaCTCTGCAAAAGCAGTGAGATGTGTCGCTTTAGCGAAAATAGTATTAACATATAACATTAGTTATGGTATTACTGTATTGGCAGtactactgtttaaaaaatacagtggcatcggcagtattttgaagctttagtatcgcAATCGTACCGTAGTACCGGTATACTTTACAACCCTACTGTAAATAGAAAAAACAttctattaataaaatatatgctGCTGAACTGTGTTACTCTAATAACAATGCATCATTCACGTGTCTGTTTGAGTGTTGTGTTTGTGCCAGTATTTGCATGGCAATGTGTCCCAAAGTGTACAAAATAATGACTAATTACTTTCCATTTTTCTCCCACCTACTATTTTAAGATCTTCAACATACTTCCCTGGATTGGTCCATTCttgaaaaacagaagaactcTCCAAGTGAATGCTAAGAAAACCAGGAAACAGGTTCTTGAGCTGGTGAGTGGTCTTCAGAAGACGCTAAATCGAGAGGAAAGCAGAGGATTTGTCGACTCCTTTCTCCTTCGCAAACAAAGTGATGAGGTAGGAAATGATCATTTTGATTGGACAGACAGACTAAACTGTGCCTAGTCaagctgtttttatatttaactcaTTATAACACACAATCGTCTTTTGTAGTCAGTTGCTTAAATCTGCCTGAATTTGGAATTTGCCATCATGTGAATTTATGCTTTCAAGAGTTCATAGTAATTGCTGCATTCTCACATTTTCTCAGAACTCAATGTTAAAATGCACAGGAACCTGTATGCAAGAAAGAATGCAGTCTAAATGTATCTCATGCCTGATAATTAATTCAATGAATTCTAAATAGTTCTCTGATTTCTGGTCTCCTAGgaatcaggaaataaaagctccCGTTTCAATGAGAAGAATCTTCTCACGACAGTGATAAATCTTTTTGTTGCTGGTACTGACACCACTAGCACAACACTGCGCTGGGGGATGCTGCTTATGGCCAAGTACCCTCACATACAGGGTAAGTGCACTCAAATAGAAAGAGTATTTCTGATTCTTGGTCTCTGTGGATGTGTAGTCTGCTAATCATGACTATAAAACCATGTTTACACGTGAAGATCAGGTCCATGAGGAGATTGACAGCGTGATTGGAGGTCGTCAGCCAATGGTGGAGGACAGGAAGAACTTGCCTTACACAGAAGCAGTGGTCCATGAAATCCAGAGACTGGCAAATATAGTACCCATGAGTCTCCCCCACAGCACCAGCTGTGATGTGAACTTCAATGGCTTCTTTATCAAGAAGGTAATGTATTTATCAAACATCAAATTTACCTCGGCTTAAAATGTGGCTTTCATGCTCAATGATTTATTAATTGTCTCTTAAAGGGCACTACTATTTACCCTTTATTGATGTCCGTGTTGAGGGATGAAAGCCAGTGGAAGAACCCACACACCTTCGACCCAGAAAACTTCCTTGATGAACAGGGACGATTTGTTAAAAAAGATGCCTTCATGCCTTTTTCTGCAGGTGATTCATTTGAACTCAAAATAGTATATATAAGAATAATATCACGTGACTTATTTCCAAAGTGCTCTTTGTTAAAAGACAAGCAAGTAGGCAAAGACAAGCCTAGATAGTAGGAGTATGTAAGAGTTTTAAATTGCTGAGATTTCAGAATAATAGATAAAATGGAGgccaagaacaaaacaaaccacagcAGAGTAGTGCTTAAATTAAATGTGATAACATTTTGAGCACATCTACTTTAGACTTTTTATAATGTAAGGAATTGATGAATGCTTTCCAGCCAGTTAGAAATATGCATTTCTCATGGACATTTTGATGCATATATGATTctttaaactgtttttaaaacttTGCGGTACACCTAAGAaaagaaatctaaaatgtaCAACCATAAAAGATTCTTCGGTTTGTCCCTCTGTGAAGCTCTTTATGGTTTTATGTGGAAATATAAAACAGTATTTCCCTTTCAGAAATGGTTCTAAGTAGACTAGTTAAAAGCCGTaatgataaaaaacaaaacaaaaataaaaacaagcaacCTTTTTGTACAAGTATTATGTCTGTTATGATCTCAAATAAACAGAGTAGGAAAgacatatttaaaacaacagaaacagtgTATCTAGAACggccttttttttgctttcaggACGCAGGGTTTGCCTGGGAGAAAGCCTGGCCAGGATGGagctcttcctcttcttcagcTCTCTCCTGCAGCACTTCCGCTTCACTCCTCCACCAGGGGTGTCTGAGGATCAACTGGACCTCACAGGTGTGGTTGGGATTACAGTGAATCCATCTCCCCACAAGCTTTGTGCAGTGAAACGGACCTAATCAAAGAATGATTAGAAAGGCAGTAATTATTCAGAGTATAAGAAAGTagcctattttttattttaatttatcttgatggatgttaaaaaaaactgcatttcaTACAGTTTGAAATCCTCAAACCTGTATAATATTACCACAATTCAGTTTTCTGTAAGTTATGTTTTACCATTAACGACATAGAAAAGTTGTCAGTGAATTTTATGTTAACTTTCAACCCTGCCCtatttttgtttacagttttttttagcTGGAAATTTGAACAAAATAGTATATGTACTGTAAGAACAACTCCGATGTGaacaattgtttattttatcaaaattattcatGATGGTATAACCAATGCCATTTGTATCATTCTTCTGCCCTCAActtgtgttttttcttattttgcttTGTCAGCGAGTTAAACAAAGGCCCAGTAAAAGTCATAGAAGGAAGTCAGGGTTAAACTCTCTTTACTGAACACCAATTTGTGAAAAGATTGTGCTTTTCCAAGAGCAAAACAAGAAGGATGGGTGTGGATGCACATTTAGAGTGTAAATAgagatttatgtttttttttttttaatatacagtgtgCTTGAAATATACAGtgttgcttgaaagtttgtgaatcattttctatatttctgcacaaatatgacataagacatcatcagattttcacacaggtcctaaaagtagataaagagaacccaattaaacaaatgagacaaaatattatacttggtcatttagaGCACACAATCAttagttttttgtgtgtatttttagatTGCAAAGAAGTACAGTGTtcaaaatgacataaaaaaaagaaacaaaccaaCTGAAATTCAATATacaatatttgtttgtgtttctaaaataaacattgttgTGATCAATAAATTGCCTGATGAAtcaaatatgatttttaaaaaatcatatatgtaaatatattaaatatatattttttggattttgtcaaagGGTTCAATAAACActtcaataaaaaaaggaaCTTTCTGGATGTTATTTGATGTGTCAGTCTTCACAGGGTTAAGGGGGATAAAATGTTCTTCTTTTCAAGGTATATCTTTATGTAAGCAAAACTAAAATATATGTAAGAGAGTAGTATGAAAACAACCCACCACTTCCAATCTTCGGAAAAGATTAAATCATGGATACATTAAAACTACATCAAAGAGTCactataataaatttaaaagtaCTGTAATATAGACCTTGCAAGAGAGTCGGTTTATCTGGAAAAGCCttctttgcagtttttttttactatatgcCTTGTGACAATTTCCAGAGACATACCTTATGACTATAGACTGTcatattaggtatgcttattgttctgtaatggttaaggacaatgtactttgcgtgagtgcaagcatggactctggcaagactagctGTGACAGATTAACTAAAAgagagagccagaaggtaacacacacgAGGGCACCCTGAAACATAAGGAcggccagccactccaccatcagtTCACAGACGCTCCCAATCCATTTTGACTGAGCTTGAGAGGATCTGACAGGAGGAATTGGAGAAAAGAGCAAAATTCAAGCGTGCAAAGCTTATCCAAGGAGACTCGGAGATAATTATTGCCAAAGGTGCTGCTAcaaaatactgaataaataaTCTGAATTCTATCCATTTAACTAAAAGGTGCTATTTGAATATAAGCCAATGTCCCATTGATGTGCACTTCAGCACACCTAGTGATCAAAAATGGGCAATAAGTGGCCAGCACTAACATAGGTACATGCTTGCATTCAGTACATTCATCAATGTTTTTCTAGGCTTTCTTCCTGTGTATTAAAGACAAGTTCTATGCATAAATTTGAATCAACAACATTCTTTATGCAGTGCAAAATATCACACACTAAACTGTGCCTAAAATTCCACTTTTAAATTTTACAGTGAATGTCTTTGGATTTCACATGTGTTGACCCTCATTCTTCTTGCTGTATACACAGGCTTTTTATTTCAAGCTATCTGCATAACAACTAATAACTGCAGTCTGAGTCTGGTCAAACTGGTCTTCAAAGCTGGTGATAGGTTTTCAGTTGGCTACAACTTACTGCTGAGAAGTTTATGATACACTTACCTCTCTCAGTTATCACTGTGTCCCTTGCATGCTGAGCTTTCCCTGTCACACCATGCCATTGCCTGGAGCACCACATATTTGTGAGACTGCCACCATTGTGGTTGAGTGTACTGTCCCTTTAATACATCATATTGATGATCTTGCAAAGTTAGTAAATTTAATTATCTCACATATATGGGACAGAGTAGGTTACCCTCCATCTTCCTACATCAGACCACTCACTCAGCATTTTTCCTTGTGGATTAAGTCATTCATATCCTACTTTGTCTACTTCATCATGGGATCATTATCAGTAGATTGAGATTGGAGCCAAGTTCTTCCTTATTGTCTCCcctattgattatttttttttggtttgtgctCAAAGATTCATTTGTTTCACAGCCTCTGCACCCAGAAGAAGTAGCAGCAGTGTTCTCACTCGCCCAGGACATTTGCATTTATGGGTAGGGCCTCTCAGAGGGAAGCACAGGCCATAGATTAGAAAAACTAGTAAATGCAATAGTCCATAATAAACTGGCCTTGTATATTCTTATGTGGAAACTGTTCCATGAGTGGTGTATACTTCATCAGACACATACGACGCACTGTCTGGTGCCAAATATTTAGCATTTCTGCAGAAAGTGCTAGGCAAAGGGAGAGCTCCATCTATGCTGAaagtacagtcccctccaaaagtattggaacagcaagaccaattctattgttttctgtatacattgaagacatttaggtttgagatcaaaagatgaatattagacgatagatcagaatttcagctttcatttcctcatacttacatctagatgtgttaaacaacttagaatgttgcaccttttgtttgaaaaccacccattttttaaaagtgatcaaaaatattagaatatgtgtctgataggtgtttcttgcgcCCAGGTGTcacctgttaaattgattgtttaaagaattaatagctctgaatgtctgctcttAGTTTGAGGCTTcatctgtgaagactgcatttattgttaaaatggaCAAACCAACATGGAGGCCAGAGAGCTGTCTTCCAGGGTATCTGCACTTCAAATTTACTattttttaataccatattcaagacgCTTCCTAAAAACTTCTTCAATAATTTCCAAAAAAATCACTTCAATTACGCTACATGacacataaaaacatatttgtagctaaaaaaaaaaaaaaaaagaattatttgcaaatctcattttatttatttgtgaatttaattcatttttgtgaaactactaacatatatttgtggatctcattcTATTTATTTGTGAGTTTGGTTAATTTTAGTGAAGCTCGCTACATTTATTTGTAGActgtaatctatttatttggaaatatgaAACAGTTTTAACTGCACGTGGAGCGGCAGGTACTGTGAACAGAGCCGCTCCAAAATACTGATgagcctcacacacactctaagtGTAACACAGCCACACTGGTTTACCATCTCAAACAGcaatgagagaaaataaaatctaaatcttaTCTACGGTGTCGGTGTGGTTGCattttaagacctttgaaacgtgaatttaacacattttaatgctaattaaggccttatttttacattaaggaatttaagatattttaagactttttaaggacccgcggacaccctggatggatggatagattgattgatCGTGTTTTTCGAAGTGGAGACTGGCTTGACCGTAGTCCGATCGATTACATCCCCAACCGTAGCCGAAGTCGAACACACCTTCAACCGGTAGTATGCATACCTGCTTTTTTTCCATCTTGAACGCTATTGTCTGTCTGCTGCAAACGTCTGGCTTTTATGTTCACGCGCGCACCGAGTAAATCTCgattcagggttaaaacctggGATGACTGAAAAAGTCTATAACCAGCGTCATGAAACCTGTTTCCCTTAATTAACCCGGGTTGGATTTGTTTTGTCAACTCAAAATTTACTGTGTAACTCTGTGTTTGTCCAACTAGCTTCGTGAAAACAGGCCCCTATGGCTTTTATTCTAGCACAGCTCCATCCGTGTTCATTAACCCCTCCCAGCCCAACTGTTACTAAAGTTACCACCAGTCTTGTAACACGAATAGTCTGTTCAACAGTTTGCTGCTTTCTGCTTGTTTTAAGCAAAACACAGTGGTCTCAGGTTACTGCTTGAGGAATGGGTTTGGTGGAAGAGCTTCTCGTGCAACCTACAATCACCGGCATATTGCTTGTGATAGTGTTTCTGCTGATTGtgtatttccttttttctgatgCCAGCTCTCAGGAAGAAAACAAAGAGTCTCCGGGTCCTAAACCAGTGCCTATCCTGGGAAACATGCTACAGCTGAACCTCAGGAGACCCTACCTGACTCTGCATGAAGTGAGTGTGTTGATTGTTGTAGTCACTTTGTGTATTTGTACTGTTTCATTATTGTTTGATTTCCAGCAAATTGTGGCAGCCATATTTCTCATTCTGTGTGGTCTGAGATGAGAACTCTGCTTAGGGCATACATCTTACAAagacatttacatatataatttgtaatatgcaaaacatttaatgtaaaCTTTCATGTCAACTGACAAAACCTACAAATATCTAAGTAAAGATTTACATAGATATTTGTGCCCAACCGCAATACTCAAGTAAAAGCAAATATTTTCTGTACTTCTTGGCTCTTGCCTACACATGTTGCGCTCATTCAAGTAAGGACAAAATGACAGACATAAAAGATCTGGGGCATAGTCATACAGGGGTGAAAATAACAACATGAAACAATATTACTATTGAGGATATATATAGctgggtccataagtatttggacagttaCACAATTGTCATACATtggcctctgtacaccaccaccacatgtgaaattttactggtagccaatgcagtgtggatcggggtgatgtggtcatatattctggttctagtaaggatttttgcagctgcattctggactaaatggagtttgtttatgcccCTACTGGAACATCAAGACCGttaggcattacaataatctagcctagaggtgatgaaagcatgaataaATTTTTCTACattgtgtagtgacattatatttcttatcttagcaatatttctgaaaagaaggctatcctagtaatatctgcatgagcatcaaatgaaagactggaatgaataatcacaccaaggtcttttactactGCACATGATGACacaaagtccatccagagttactatgtaatcagacaTCTTACTTTTAGCTGCATGTGGTCTTAGATGTACTTCTGTCttgcagtgggcctaaaacaacctcagtatgcatagagaagtcaccatttacatctatgtaTTGATAgcaatcagtcaaataagaACTGAGCCAGGAAAGGGCTGTTCCCTTA
This genomic interval from Ictalurus furcatus strain D&B chromosome 2, Billie_1.0, whole genome shotgun sequence contains the following:
- the LOC128625101 gene encoding cytochrome P450 2K1, with the translated sequence MAMAESLFLQATGTSILLGVVVLIVVIYFYLSGSSFKEDANEPPGPKPFPLLGNLLQLDLDRPHESLSELAKTYGSVFKVYFGTKKVVVLAGYKTVKQALVKYAEEFGEREINHTFKFAEDHGILFSNGENWKEMRRFALTNLRDFGMGKKGSEDKIIEEIQYLKEVFESFGGKPFDTTQPVNYAVSNIISSIVYGNRFEYSDLQFKEMVNRANENVRIGGSAAMRIFNILPWIGPFLKNRRTLQVNAKKTRKQVLELVSGLQKTLNREESRGFVDSFLLRKQSDEESGNKSSRFNEKNLLTTVINLFVAGTDTTSTTLRWGMLLMAKYPHIQDQVHEEIDSVIGGRQPMVEDRKNLPYTEAVVHEIQRLANIVPMSLPHSTSCDVNFNGFFIKKGTTIYPLLMSVLRDESQWKNPHTFDPENFLDEQGRFVKKDAFMPFSAGRRVCLGESLARMELFLFFSSLLQHFRFTPPPGVSEDQLDLTGVVGITVNPSPHKLCAVKRT